In the Deltaproteobacteria bacterium genome, one interval contains:
- a CDS encoding 4Fe-4S dicluster domain-containing protein, whose product MGHIASKDIYRQLGRRLDQAPVRTPWTPVFQDLVRELYTPAEAELIIRLPYRPATLSRIARMTRKPENELRAGLDGLCAKGLVMDIWNGEEYLYMVSPIVIGFFEFTMMRTGTDLPAKRWAELFSAYMFGDTKFLDTNFGDGQRVSVMRALPHEETLGEHVEILDYEKASALVEEHTEFSVGLCSCRHEKHHLGHPPCRAPMETCTSMGSAARFLIRNGFARPIDKTEMRDILARSRDLGLTLSTDNVRQDAGFICHCCGCCCNLLQGVRETGYTGILVTSSFVAGINARDCVGCGLCAKACPVNAITMDTVEENGRTKKLARVTEICLGCGVCALACPTKAITLRARPQKVLHPEDSFERVMLQALERNTFQTFLFDNPQSRTQAFMRALVGGFLKLPPVKRALLGDKLRSRFLAALRRAAG is encoded by the coding sequence ATGGGACACATCGCCAGCAAGGACATCTACCGCCAACTGGGCCGACGCCTGGACCAGGCTCCGGTGCGCACGCCCTGGACCCCAGTCTTTCAGGATCTGGTCCGCGAACTCTACACACCGGCCGAGGCCGAACTGATCATTCGCCTGCCCTATCGGCCCGCGACACTCTCCCGCATTGCCCGCATGACCAGAAAGCCCGAAAACGAGCTCCGGGCCGGCCTCGACGGCCTCTGCGCCAAGGGACTGGTCATGGATATCTGGAATGGCGAGGAATACCTGTACATGGTCAGCCCCATCGTCATCGGCTTCTTTGAATTCACGATGATGCGCACGGGGACGGACCTGCCGGCAAAACGCTGGGCCGAGCTGTTCTCGGCCTATATGTTCGGAGACACGAAATTCCTGGACACGAATTTCGGCGACGGGCAACGGGTCTCGGTCATGCGCGCCCTGCCCCACGAGGAAACCCTGGGCGAGCATGTGGAAATCCTGGACTACGAAAAGGCCTCGGCCCTCGTCGAGGAGCACACGGAGTTTTCCGTGGGTCTGTGCTCCTGTCGCCACGAAAAACATCATCTGGGGCACCCGCCCTGCCGCGCGCCCATGGAGACCTGCACGTCCATGGGCTCGGCGGCCCGTTTCCTGATCCGCAACGGATTCGCCCGGCCCATCGACAAGACGGAAATGCGCGACATCCTGGCCAGATCCCGCGATCTGGGCCTGACCCTGTCCACGGACAATGTGCGCCAGGACGCCGGCTTCATCTGTCACTGCTGCGGCTGCTGCTGTAACCTCCTCCAGGGCGTGCGCGAGACGGGCTACACGGGCATCCTGGTCACTTCCAGCTTCGTGGCCGGAATCAACGCCAGGGACTGCGTCGGCTGCGGCCTGTGCGCCAAGGCCTGTCCGGTGAACGCCATCACGATGGACACCGTGGAGGAAAACGGACGCACGAAAAAACTGGCCCGCGTGACTGAAATCTGTCTGGGCTGCGGAGTCTGCGCCCTGGCCTGTCCGACCAAGGCCATCACCCTCCGGGCCCGGCCGCAAAAAGTCCTGCATCCGGAGGACAGCTTCGAACGGGTCATGCTCCAGGCCCTGGAGCGGAACACCTTCCAGACCTTCCTCTTCGACAACCCTCAAAGCCGGACCCAGGCCTTCATGCGCGCCCTGGTCGGCGGCTTTCTAAAATTGCCGCCCGTCAAACGGGCGCTTCTGGGCGACAAACTGCGTTCCCGCTTTCTGGCCGCCCTGCGCCGGGCAGCGGGCTAA